The genomic segment CACCGGGTCCGAACCGGACCGGACGGCCAGCCAGTTGGAGGACCGGAGCAGCCGGAACGACTCGTCCTCGAGCTTGCGCAGCCGGCTCCACTGCTCCTCGACCAGCTCCGTGTGCTCGGCGGCCTGGTTGACGGTGAAGTGGTCGGCGTCGAGCATCGCCTTCAGCTCGAAGTAGTCGCAGCCGATGTCCTTGGCGAGCTCCCCCGCCTGCTGCACCTCGGGGTAGTTGGTGGCCGTGAGCCGGCCCTCGCCGTCGAACCGCTGCATCAGCAGGAACGAGTAGCCGAGCCGCCCGGCCTTGCGCTCGGCCAGCCGCCGCATGTCCGCGATGATCTGCGGAAACACACTGGACTTGCGGCGGCTGGGCCGGAAGACGTCGTACGTCCCGGGGGTGGCCGCGTCCAGGGAGACACGGACCCAGGAGAGCATGGACGCCAGCTCGTCGAGATAGCGGCCGATCAGGGTGCCGTTGGTGACCAGCCCGATGCGGATGCCCGCGCCGTGCAGCACCTCGATGACGGTTCCGATGGACCGGTGCATCAGCGGCTCCCCGCCGCCGATGAGGATCACCGCCCGCACCCCGGAACCGGCCAGCTCGTGCGCGAGACCGGTGATCCGGTCCCGGGAGAACTGCCCCTGGTTGAGCACCCCCGAGCTGATGCACTCGGGGCAGGCGAGATCGCACAGGGTCGTCGGGTCCAGATCGACGACCAGCGGCCACTTCAGCCGCCGTCCCTGCGCGACCTCGCGCACCGCCGGCAGTACCGAGCGCTGGTACAGCTTGCCCACGAGGTCGAGCTTGCGCCCCACGTCGGCCGCGCCCAGCTCTCCCGGTAACTCCGGTTGTTCGTCCGCTCCGTACACGAGTCCCCCGTTCACTTGCCGTTCGCCGTGCCGTGCCGGTGGTGTGCTGGTGGTGTGCTGGTGGTGTGTCAGCCGTCCCCGCCGTCGGAGAGGCCGTTGCGCAGGGCCACCCCGCCGTACCAGAGGGCGCTGTCCTTGGGTGTGCGCAGCTGGCTGTCGAAGTCGACGTGGACGATGCCGAAGCGCTTGGCGTAGCCCTCGGCCCACTCGAAGTTGTCGAGCAGCGACCAGAGGAAGTAGCCGCGCACGTCCACACCGTTCGCGATGGCCTCGTGCGTGGCCCGCAGATGCGCGTCCACGTAGGCGATCCGGTCCTCGTCGTGGACCTTGCCGTCGGGCGTGACCGGATCGTCGTAGGCGGCACCGTTCTCGGTGATCATGATCTTGATGCCGGGATAGTCGCTGTTGATCCGCTCCAGCATGGTGCGCAGCCCCTGGGCGTCGATCTCCCAGCCGATGTCCGTCAGCGGACGGCCGCAGGACAGGAACCGCACGTCCTCCGCGCCGGGCCAGCAGGAGCCGGGGCCCTCGGCGGGCTCGCCGCCCCCCGCCACGTGGTACGAGGTGTAGTAGTTGACGCCGAGGAAGTCGATCGGCGCCCCGATCAGGGCCTCGTCGCCGTCCAGGATGTGCTCCGTGCCGCAGACCCGCTCCAGGTGTGCGCGGATGTCGGCCGGGTAGCCGCCCTGCATCACCGGGTCGAGGAAGAGGCGGTTCTGCAGGATGTCGATGCGGTGGGCCGCGTCCAGGTCCGCCGGGGCGTCCGAGGCGGACGACACCGGGTAGAAGTTGAGCGTGGTGCCGATCTCCACCGGCCCGGGTGCCGCGGCGCGCAGCGCCGGCACGGCCAGCCCGTGGGCGAGCAGCAGGTGGTGGGCGGCGCGCAGGGAGGCCGGCGGGTCCTGGACGCCCGGGGCGTGCTTGCCCTCCCCGTACCCGAGGAAGGCCGCGCACCAGGGCTCGTTGAGCGTGGTCCACAGCTTGACCCGGTCACCGAGCGCCTCGCGCATGATCCCGGCGTACTCGGCGAACCGGTAGGCCGTGTCCCGGTTCAGCCAGCCGCCCTTGTCCTCCAGGGCCTGCGGGAGATCCCAGTGGTAGAGGGTGACCGCCGGCTCGATGCCGCGCTCCAGGAGCGAGTCCACCAGACGCTGGTAGAAGTCCAGACCCCGGGCGTTCCCCGGGCCGGAGCCGTCCGCCTGGATGCGGGGCCACGAGACCGAGAACCGGTAGGCGCCCAGCCCGAGTTCGGACATGAGGGCGACGTCCTCGGGGTAGCGATGATAGTGGTCCGCGGCCACGTCGCCGGTGTCACCGGCGACGACCCGTCCGGGAGTATGCGCGAAGGTGTCCCAGATGGACTGTCCGCGGCCGTCCGCGTCCGCGGCACCCTCGATCTGGTAGGCGGAAGTGGCCACACCCCAGAGGAAGCCGGTCGGGAAGGCGGCGACCCGAGGCTCTGCCTCCGGTGCCACAGCGGTCTGTTCATCCTGCATTGTCACGTCCGGACCTCGTCATCAACAACTGTCGAATACGGCTCGCAGCGCACCTGCGAAGCGAGTGGGAGCGCTCCCAAAATCGGGTGGAATGCGACCACCAGGTCAACCGGGGTCACAGCGGGCGGGTGGTGACGGAAAAACCACTGGGAGCGCTCCCATAAATGTGGCGGAGCCGACAGCCGGTGTCAAGATTTCAACGCGCTCCGCTCTGCCGTGCCGGGGGCGTGCGGACGCAACCCGCACCGCCGGTCGTACGCCGGTGACCTGGCCTTTTCCCGACCCGCCGGTGTGTGCTGGCCATAATCGACCGGAAAGAAAAGCCCCACCACCACTGCTCGCCACACCCGGCGCCGCCGTATCCGTGGCCCCGCCCGGCCCAGAAGTGCCCGGTGCTCCGGCGGCGGGCGTGATGCTCCTTCGGGCCATGGGCGTCCCGGTCATTGCATTCAATAAATGAATCACCGCTTCCGCCCCCCACCACCGGCTTTGCCACCGGTTTTCCCGGCGCCGGGGTTACGACGGGCCGGTGGCGCGGCCCCGGGCCGGGCCGGGAGCTCCGGGGCTCCGCGCGGCCGCGGGACCGGCCGGGGCCCCCGGGCGCGCGGTGCACCCGCGCGCCGGCGCGCCCGGAGGCGGTGATGCGATGAGGCCGTGAAAAGGCGGTTATGCCGATTCCCGGTGCACCAGCCGCGTCCCCAGCACCACATGGCGCTTCGCTGTCGTCCGCGACCCGATCTCCTCCACCAGCACCCGTGCCATCGCCCGTCCCATCTCCTCGATCGGCTGCCGCA from the Streptomyces xinghaiensis S187 genome contains:
- a CDS encoding radical SAM protein, producing the protein MYGADEQPELPGELGAADVGRKLDLVGKLYQRSVLPAVREVAQGRRLKWPLVVDLDPTTLCDLACPECISSGVLNQGQFSRDRITGLAHELAGSGVRAVILIGGGEPLMHRSIGTVIEVLHGAGIRIGLVTNGTLIGRYLDELASMLSWVRVSLDAATPGTYDVFRPSRRKSSVFPQIIADMRRLAERKAGRLGYSFLLMQRFDGEGRLTATNYPEVQQAGELAKDIGCDYFELKAMLDADHFTVNQAAEHTELVEEQWSRLRKLEDESFRLLRSSNWLAVRSGSDPVQKKEYAACPVAELRTTVTPTGVYICPYHRGHEKGKLGDIAEMSFEEMWARADTTAIDPREDCRFHCARHPVNVEIGGLRHREPPEPVDDFDPFI
- a CDS encoding GH1 family beta-glucosidase, whose amino-acid sequence is MQDEQTAVAPEAEPRVAAFPTGFLWGVATSAYQIEGAADADGRGQSIWDTFAHTPGRVVAGDTGDVAADHYHRYPEDVALMSELGLGAYRFSVSWPRIQADGSGPGNARGLDFYQRLVDSLLERGIEPAVTLYHWDLPQALEDKGGWLNRDTAYRFAEYAGIMREALGDRVKLWTTLNEPWCAAFLGYGEGKHAPGVQDPPASLRAAHHLLLAHGLAVPALRAAAPGPVEIGTTLNFYPVSSASDAPADLDAAHRIDILQNRLFLDPVMQGGYPADIRAHLERVCGTEHILDGDEALIGAPIDFLGVNYYTSYHVAGGGEPAEGPGSCWPGAEDVRFLSCGRPLTDIGWEIDAQGLRTMLERINSDYPGIKIMITENGAAYDDPVTPDGKVHDEDRIAYVDAHLRATHEAIANGVDVRGYFLWSLLDNFEWAEGYAKRFGIVHVDFDSQLRTPKDSALWYGGVALRNGLSDGGDG